TGATGTGTGTTTTGCTACTGCCACTTGCGGCCATGGCGGCTGGAACACCATTTCATATAGAAGGATGTGTTTACTGCGACACTTGCCGCTTTGGATTTGAGACAATCCTCACCAAATATATCACCGGTGCGTATATTTTCATACTCGTTCGCCTCGTATTTTTCACTATGTAATTATCAATTAATCATTTGGATCTGATAGTAACATGCAAAGTGACACAATATTGTATTTTACATGAAAATTACATCAATCTCAAATATATAGACTGGCGTTTGAAAGTAAGACTAACGATTATATTTTCGGCTACTTATATTTTCTTCTACTAATCATATATACCTTGAGTCCTTActcaatttttttgttgtatgttACATTGTTAGAAACACGGAttaaaactttgaatatttGGGGGTGCTGTTTGAATAATAGGGGCAAAAGTGAAAATAGTGTGCAAAGACAGTGTGACATTGAAATCGGAGGTTGTCGGTGAGGCGGTGACAGGACGCCGAGGAAGATACAGAGTTGCCGTCGAAGGAGACCGACAGGACCAGCAATGTCTGGCGGTGCTCGTCAATAGTCCTATCTCCAACTGCCAATTCCCTGATCCTGGTCGCAACACTGCCACCGTAATCCTCACACGTTCTAACGGTATCGCCTCTACTCGCCACTTCGCCAATGCCATGGGCTTCTTCCGGGACTAACCACTCCGTGGTTGTGCCAGTCTCCGCAAACACTACCTCCGGTGATTATTGAGCTATTTGAGTCATTTGACTCACCTTATGTTCatgcaacaaaaacaaaatgttgattttttttttgtgcgtaATACTCTAGTTGAGTCTCTAGACACATATaagaaactatataaaataaacttgCAATTTTAACTTTTCTGTTGTGATGTTAATGAAGAAGAGAAATTTATAAACAATTTCATCGTCCTTGCCTAATGTTTGGCATTATTCATACTTCAGCTGTGATAGACTGATATCTATTTCTATGTTGGCTCTTTTCTCCTGCTTTTCTAACATCTACCTTTTTTGTTTGTATCTTTGGTTCGTGTTTAATTcctattaaacatttttttctttcaagtaAGCCATTTAACAAGGAAAAACTGTTGGTAAAGAAGAAAATTATTTGTTGTACATTTGTACATCATATTTTTACTTACAAGAGAATTACATAATGTTACAAAGCTTTCGTATGAGAGCTTACACAAGATTCTTACTGTAGGTAAAAGTTAGTGATAGAAGATGTTTATCAAAGTTAGTtcacaaaaaaacatatgattagataaaatttataacatttCTATCTTCCATCATTGTTTAAAGTTTCAGTTAACTAAGAAGTGTGAGttgcaccaaaaaaaaactaagaattgTGAGAACTGTTGTGTGTTGACAATAAAAAACAATACTAagaatttaagatattttttgttgttgatgaaatgtTTATAACAGGTACACTAATCTATTAATATAATGggcttgaatttttttaatgatattGGGCTTCATTGAACTTCGTATACAGTGAGACCACGCGTCGCTAGCCAAATAACGTTCGCAAAACTGATGTTAAAAAAATAGAGATCGGAAAAAAAATCCAGACGGTTTTCGGCCTCAACGaaatcaaaaaccctaatttctccaCTCTTCAGATCTCCCACCGGGTGCTTATCATCTTAATTCAATTCAACATAGTTTGAATTATTGAAAGTATCGATCTTTCCTTTTGTGTAAAATGAGTGAAGATAGCAGCAAATCAGTTTCCGAAGAAACCCCCGTCTCGCTTTGTGTGATTTAACCAATCTTCCAAAGAAGAGAGATGATCTGTTTTGAACATGGTGACAGATACGTGGATCAGCAAACTGATGGTACTATTATAATAAGCAGTGATACCGAGATAAGGGAGGTATTGCCTCAATGTCATAATTTAACAGTGAAGACTTGCTAAAGTCTTGCTCTTGTTCTTTTTGCCTCGTAGCTGCTTCTTGGGCTTATGTGTTATCTATGTTGATTCAAGTAAAGTTATTTAACTATGGGATTTGTTTCAGCTGCTTGTATCTGGTCGGATCTTCATTACCAGGATATCAAAGGTTGATTATCCGGTAAGTCAGttataaactatgtataagCCGCATGCTCATCAGGACACCTAGTAAGTACTCTTGATCAAACGTTGTATGGATTCAAATTCTATTTACTGTTCGCAGGTGTgaaacttatatatatgtaatatatctTGATGTAATGTATATATGCTTAAAAGAAAAGAACTATGTATATGGACAGCTGCTCTTTGTATTAGTTCTTCCCCCAAACTCTTTGTATCAAGTGGAATATAAGGTTGCAATTAGTGAGATGTCGGCTCTAGCTGATAATCTACAAAGCTTAAACCACtgttaaataacaaaataacaaataataataatcaggATGCTCATACATATCAAATCTTTCAAACATGTTGAATATTGCATGTACACTCTCTTAATTAATGTATGCACTCATTAAGGATACTATCTGGAGCATAGTCCGTTTACTATATATGTAAGTAAATGGTCGACGATCTATTTCCCAATCATAActgtagatcctaaaatctacactaagtatttgataatGTTTGAAAGTAAAACTAGGGAAGATAATGTGGGCAACGATATCctcagaacacaacgatgtaatcAGGTATAAGTCGGCGAAAATGGACTATATTCGCAGGTCGAATATCATAAAGATATCGGGAGGAGGAAGGATCGTGACTGAACTCGAgatcgagctgcctacgtacccgtTAAGGGATCAAGTCATAACGTAGTTCGATTATCATCATCTCGAGAGAGATGTCGGTTTCATCTGTCTCGGACGAGATGTCGGGTTCATTGGTGGGCGTCGTTAGTTTTAACCTCAGAAGAGGTTCGTTTATATGTCATAGAAAGACTTACAGCGGCTGATTTATGAATATATCTAGAGATCGATGTCAATGAATAAGAAATCGCGTCCTTTGTTCAATACAATCTCGTTGTTGGTGATTTCAGAGACGTCCTCTCGTTCAAGAGGTCTTGCTGAGACCAAAGTCTCTCTTGACGTTTAATGTTTCCTTCATTCTTTTGTTTATCAGATGTCCCCTTCTTCTCGTCTCCCAAGGCCTATTTTATATGAGAATCAGGTTGTTGCAAGAAGCTCGTAACATGGTTGGTGGTTTGTTGCAAGTGCTCCCCTTTTTTAGCTATGACTCATTCTTTATATCTATCGACTCCGATATATGTGGAGAGTAATCCTCTTGATCTTTGACTCATTAATTATCCAAAGAACCTCGGGCTGGCCGACGTCGCGTTATGAGCTCTCCTAGGCCCGTTTAAGCTTAACTCAAAGTAGTCGTTAACCGGTTTTCTTATTCTTTCGGCGGGAGGGATTTAGTGCTAAATCATGTATCAACAATAACTATCATATAGCATCAGATCCCCACCAAACTATGACCTAGTGTCAGGTCTCCATCAACTACAAGTTGTAAACTTATTTCTCCCCGAATTGAAAGTTACAAACTtattcggaatgtcagggagacaatattcattgtggccagtctttcttactccatacaacctgccaccggagatgtgcatgcaacgggagttactattcttgaccatattaatacctggtccgaaccatccaaaaaggtccctggatgttttcctacaaccactgataaaagagttgaaggatttgtggtcaacaggggtgacgacgtatgactgttcaacgaagacgaattttacgatgcgagcgatgcttttgtggaccataagtgatttccctgcctatgggatgttgtctggatggactacacatgggagattagcttgtccatattgtaatggaacgacagatgcgtttcaactgaagaatggtaggaagacaagttggtttgattgtcaccgtcgatttcttcccattggccatccttaccgaagaaacaagaatttggttaggcacaaaagggttgtgagagacactcctcctccatatctaactggagaacaaattgaagcgcaaatcgaatactacggagctaacgaaacagttcgttggggtggtaattggcatgtccctcgtaatatgccagattcttacggtgttcatcacaactggcacaagaagagtatattttgggagttgccatattggaaggatcttcttctgcgccacaacctcgatgtgatgcatatagagaagaatttctttgagaacatcatgaatacaatattgaatgtcccagggaagacaaaagacaacataaaatcgaggttggacttgccggatatttgctcaagaagcgagttacatattaaaagcaatggacaagttcccgttccgatattcagattatcttcagaaaaaaagtcggtgttgttcaactgggtggcatcagaagtgaagttccccgatgggtatgtttcgaatctctctagatgtgttgaaaagggtcaaaagttctctgggatgaagagtcatgattgtcatgtatttatgcaacgactactgccctttgcatttgcggagctacttccaacaaacgtacatgaagcacttgcaggtacgtagtgtattatatcacaataatttacaaaataatatatgactaacaatgtgtttaatttttttttgaatataaaaggcattggagcatttttcagggatctgagcacacgcactcttaaagaagaagttgtggaacagcttcaggagaacattcccatcttattgtgcaacttggagaagatatttcctcccggattttttgacgtcatggagcatctagctgtccacctccaatatgaggcattgctttgtggacctgtacattacggatggatgtattagtatgagcgagccatgaaatatttgaagggaaaagcaaagaacctcgccaaagttgaaggttctataattgctggaagtttgacggaagaagtttctcacttcacatcgtactactttgcgtcaaaagtacgtacacggagaagagctccaagaagatatgatgatggtggtgttgcgccaacatatgcagttgctggtgttccagacatctttagccagattgggcgactcggtgggaagtctaaagaggtttggtggtcgagtgaagaagacgctcatagtgcacacacctatattctactcaattgcgaagatccattgatgcgttattttgaaaggtaacatatattgacacttcgaaacacatataagtataattaattgtataattgcgagagattcattcctataaaatgtgattttacagcctatttgtttctcaagtcgaagaaacatttcctggtatatccacaagtgacgtagacaaaaggaaagatcaacacttcattaagtggttgcggaatcaggtattaactaaaacgtttttttcatacattatctgtatttcattaacattctctctatttttgcaggttgattatgacgacgacgatgcagattatcctaagtggttacacgaagtaattcaatctccacttgtaaaggtcaccacatcacagatgtatttcacacgaggctatacttttcatacatatgactatggtagacagcgggcgaccagtaactatggaatatgtg
This genomic stretch from Brassica napus cultivar Da-Ae chromosome C9, Da-Ae, whole genome shotgun sequence harbors:
- the LOC125593170 gene encoding protein DOWNSTREAM OF FLC-like encodes the protein MARSYTPLLAVMCVLLLPLAAMAAGTPFHIEGCVYCDTCRFGFETILTKYITGAKVKIVCKDSVTLKSEVVGEAVTGRRGRYRVAVEGDRQDQQCLAVLVNSPISNCQFPDPGRNTATVILTRSNGIASTRHFANAMGFFRD
- the LOC111209845 gene encoding uncharacterized protein LOC111209845, which produces MSGRQYSLWPVFLTPYNLPPEMCMQRELLFLTILIPGPNHPKRSLDVFLQPLIKELKDLWSTGVTTYDCSTKTNFTMRAMLLWTISDFPAYGMLSGWTTHGRLACPYCNGTTDAFQLKNGRKTSWFDCHRRFLPIGHPYRRNKNLVRHKRVVRDTPPPYLTGEQIEAQIEYYGANETVRWGGNWHVPRNMPDSYGVHHNWHKKSIFWELPYWKDLLLRHNLDVMHIEKNFFENIMNTILNVPGKTKDNIKSRLDLPDICSRSELHIKSNGQVPVPIFRLSSEKKSVLFNWVASEVKFPDGYVSNLSRCVEKGQKFSGMKSHDCHVFMQRLLPFAFAELLPTNVHEALAGT